The genomic region ACCCGGTGCTCTGATTGGCTTCAGCCCCGCGTCCGCAGCGCAGTCCATCGCCGGCGAATGGTGCGCACAGAGCAGCATCGGCGCCTGCATCACCGTGACACCTTCGCCGAAAATCCCCGGAGCTCGTCACCGCGCCATACGAAGGCAAGCTGGCGATCCGCCGCGGTGCGGTATCGCTGCAGATCGACACCCCAGATGCCGGGCGAAAAAAAACCCGGTCGCGTTGGCGGCCGGGTTCAGATCTGGCGGAGAGGGTGGGATTCGAACCCACGGTGCGCTTACACGCACGCCTGATTTCGAGTCAGGTACATTCGACCACTCTGCCACCTCTCCGGAGACTGTGATCATTGCCGCGCTTTGTGCGGCAAGGGGGCGGAGCATACGGTCAGTAGCCCGTGTCGACAAGCACCTGTTGATGAGGCCCGTCGAGTTGGGAAGCGTGTTGATTGGCCGACGAGCGGATGTCACCTCGGGCAGATTTTTTTCGTTATCAGGGCCAGTGATCGGAATGGTGTGTTGCAAGCAGCGTATGCGCACGGCATCCTATCGGTGAGGGAGGCCTCGCTTGCACACATTGAATCTGAAAATCCTGTTTCTTCCGCCGTCAGATGCCGGGCTAACAACCCGCGGCATCGGCGCCGATTGACCGCAATTTTTGCGCGACCGAGCACCATGATCGAATTCGGACACGGGACGCATACCGGGCTACGGCGCGAGCATAACGAGGACACCTATTGCGCGGATCCCGACATGGGTCTGTGGCTGGTGGCCGACGGGATGGGAGGGCACGAGCACGGCGAGGTGGCCAGCGCACTGGCGCGGGATGTCGTCATCCGCGAAGTGCACAAGGGCCAGGCGCTGGCGAACGCCATCCAATCGGCGGATGAGGAAATCATCCGTCACTCCAACGAAAAGCGCAGCGAGCGCCCGATGGGCACCACCGTGGTCGCCGTACGCGTGCAGAAGCACGATTACGAAGTGGCCTGGGTGGGTGACAGTCGGGTCTACATCTGGAATGGCAGCCTGCGCCAGATCTCGCAGGATCACTCCTATGTGCAGGAGTTGATCGATCAGGGCGCGATCAGCGCGGCACAGGCACGCACGCATCCGCACCGCAATGTGGTGACCCAGGCGCTGGGCGTGACCATGCCTGACCAGCTGAAGATCGAAACCCTGCGCGGCACGCTCGAACCCGGGCAATGTCTGCTGCTCTGCAGCGACGGCCTGACCGAGGAAGTCGAGGACACGATGATCAGCGAGATCATCGAAC from Rhodanobacteraceae bacterium harbors:
- a CDS encoding Stp1/IreP family PP2C-type Ser/Thr phosphatase; its protein translation is MIEFGHGTHTGLRREHNEDTYCADPDMGLWLVADGMGGHEHGEVASALARDVVIREVHKGQALANAIQSADEEIIRHSNEKRSERPMGTTVVAVRVQKHDYEVAWVGDSRVYIWNGSLRQISQDHSYVQELIDQGAISAAQARTHPHRNVVTQALGVTMPDQLKIETLRGTLEPGQCLLLCSDGLTEEVEDTMISEIIERGLSAQETVDHLILAALDHGGSDNITVLLVRCI